One window of the Megalops cyprinoides isolate fMegCyp1 chromosome 2, fMegCyp1.pri, whole genome shotgun sequence genome contains the following:
- the serbp1a gene encoding SERPINE1 mRNA binding protein 1a isoform X2: MPGHLQEGFGCVVTNRFDQLFDDESDPFEVLKEAENKKKDGGAPGAAKTAAQAAKQPKKESQKDRKNPLLDKKEEAQAPVPLKKEGIRRVGRRPDQQSPHQGQPGSQQQGAPGEGRPADRRPDRRPPRERRFDKPAEDKPEGGEFSVEKSVGDRPMRGRGGGRGGRGGRGRGMGRSDGFDSRGKREFDRHSGSDRSLKAEEKRGGSGSHNWGTVKDELSELDQSNVTEEAPEGEEHPPADSENKENEVEEVKEEGPKEMTLDEWKAMQDKERAKVEFNIRKANEGADSQWKKGYVLHKSKSDERPAGTLIDNAEMDPETTAYQKGHTDDASGDHHCRKPANDITSQLEINFGDLGRPGRGRGGPRGGRGARGGGGSRPSRGGRSDKPSGVSVPNVDDPEAFPALA, from the exons ATGCCCGGACATCTGCAAGAAGGCTTCGGCTGCGTTGTAACCAATCGGTTCGACCAGCTATTTGATGATGAATCCGACCCGTTCGAGGTGTTAAAAGAGGCAGAGAATAAGAAGAAGGATGGGGGTGCCCCTGGTGCCGCCAAGACTGCTGCCCAAGCAGCGAAGCAGCCGAAAAAAGAGTCTCAGAAGGACAGGAAGAACCCGCTTCTCGACAAGAAGGAAGAAGCACAGGCTCCAGTCCCACTTAAGAAAGAGG GTATTAGGAGAGTGGGCAGAAGGCCTGACCAGCAGTCTCCACACCAGGGACAGCCAGGTTCTCAGCAGCAGGGAGCTCCAGGAGAGGGTCGCCCTGCGGACAGGAGGCCAGACAGAAGGCCCCCTCGCGAACGGCGCTTCGACAAACCAGCCGAAGACAAGCCCGAGGGTGGCGAGTTCTCTGTGGAGAA GTCTGTAGGGGACAGGCCCATGAGAGGCCGCGGCGGTGGTCGAGGGGGACGCGGTGGCCGCGGGCGTGGCATGGGCAGGAGTGACGGCTTTGACTCTCGTGGAAAACGTGAATTTGACAGACACAGTGGTAGCGACCGATC CCTGAAAGCTGAAGAAAAGCGTGGAGGAAGTGGATCTCACAACTGGGGCACTGTCAAGGATGAACTGAG CGAGCTTGACCAGTCCAATGTCACTGAGGAGGCTCCTGAAGGAGAGGAGCACCCCCCTGCCGATTCTGAGAACAA GGAGAATGAGGTTGAGGAGGTCAAAGAAGAGGGACCTAAGGAGATGACTCTGGATGAATGGAAGGCCATGCAAGACAAGGAGCGAGCCAAGGTGGAATTCAACATTCGCAAGGCTAACGAGGGTGCCGATAGCCAGTGGAAAAAGGGATATGTGCTGCACAAGTCCAAGAGCGACGAA AGACCTGCTGGTACTTTAATCGACAATGCTGAGATGGACCCTGAGACAACGGCCTACCAGAAG ggtCACACTGATGATGCGTCCGGAGACCACCACTGCCGGAAGCCCGCCAATGACATCACGTCCCAGCTGGAGATCAACTTCGGAGACCTGGGGCGTCCTGGGCGTGGCCGCGGGGGACCCCGTGGTGGACGGGGGGCCCGTGGTGGCGGTGGCAGCAGGCCATCACGTGGAGGCAGATCTGATAAG CCCAGTGGAGTGTCGGTCCCCAATGTGGACGACCCCGAGGCTTTCCCAGCCCTGGCCTGA
- the serbp1a gene encoding SERPINE1 mRNA binding protein 1a isoform X1: MPGHLQEGFGCVVTNRFDQLFDDESDPFEVLKEAENKKKDGGAPGAAKTAAQAAKQPKKESQKDRKNPLLDKKEEAQAPVPLKKEGIRRVGRRPDQQSPHQGQPGSQQQGAPGEGRPADRRPDRRPPRERRFDKPAEDKPEGGEFSVEKSVGDRPMRGRGGGRGGRGGRGRGMGRSDGFDSRGKREFDRHSGSDRSSLKAEEKRGGSGSHNWGTVKDELSELDQSNVTEEAPEGEEHPPADSENKENEVEEVKEEGPKEMTLDEWKAMQDKERAKVEFNIRKANEGADSQWKKGYVLHKSKSDERPAGTLIDNAEMDPETTAYQKGHTDDASGDHHCRKPANDITSQLEINFGDLGRPGRGRGGPRGGRGARGGGGSRPSRGGRSDKPSGVSVPNVDDPEAFPALA, translated from the exons ATGCCCGGACATCTGCAAGAAGGCTTCGGCTGCGTTGTAACCAATCGGTTCGACCAGCTATTTGATGATGAATCCGACCCGTTCGAGGTGTTAAAAGAGGCAGAGAATAAGAAGAAGGATGGGGGTGCCCCTGGTGCCGCCAAGACTGCTGCCCAAGCAGCGAAGCAGCCGAAAAAAGAGTCTCAGAAGGACAGGAAGAACCCGCTTCTCGACAAGAAGGAAGAAGCACAGGCTCCAGTCCCACTTAAGAAAGAGG GTATTAGGAGAGTGGGCAGAAGGCCTGACCAGCAGTCTCCACACCAGGGACAGCCAGGTTCTCAGCAGCAGGGAGCTCCAGGAGAGGGTCGCCCTGCGGACAGGAGGCCAGACAGAAGGCCCCCTCGCGAACGGCGCTTCGACAAACCAGCCGAAGACAAGCCCGAGGGTGGCGAGTTCTCTGTGGAGAA GTCTGTAGGGGACAGGCCCATGAGAGGCCGCGGCGGTGGTCGAGGGGGACGCGGTGGCCGCGGGCGTGGCATGGGCAGGAGTGACGGCTTTGACTCTCGTGGAAAACGTGAATTTGACAGACACAGTGGTAGCGACCGATC CAGCCTGAAAGCTGAAGAAAAGCGTGGAGGAAGTGGATCTCACAACTGGGGCACTGTCAAGGATGAACTGAG CGAGCTTGACCAGTCCAATGTCACTGAGGAGGCTCCTGAAGGAGAGGAGCACCCCCCTGCCGATTCTGAGAACAA GGAGAATGAGGTTGAGGAGGTCAAAGAAGAGGGACCTAAGGAGATGACTCTGGATGAATGGAAGGCCATGCAAGACAAGGAGCGAGCCAAGGTGGAATTCAACATTCGCAAGGCTAACGAGGGTGCCGATAGCCAGTGGAAAAAGGGATATGTGCTGCACAAGTCCAAGAGCGACGAA AGACCTGCTGGTACTTTAATCGACAATGCTGAGATGGACCCTGAGACAACGGCCTACCAGAAG ggtCACACTGATGATGCGTCCGGAGACCACCACTGCCGGAAGCCCGCCAATGACATCACGTCCCAGCTGGAGATCAACTTCGGAGACCTGGGGCGTCCTGGGCGTGGCCGCGGGGGACCCCGTGGTGGACGGGGGGCCCGTGGTGGCGGTGGCAGCAGGCCATCACGTGGAGGCAGATCTGATAAG CCCAGTGGAGTGTCGGTCCCCAATGTGGACGACCCCGAGGCTTTCCCAGCCCTGGCCTGA